Proteins from one Cryptomeria japonica chromosome 4, Sugi_1.0, whole genome shotgun sequence genomic window:
- the LOC131044114 gene encoding uncharacterized protein LOC131044114, translating to MEGWWKANFGGASKGNPRPSGVGVIVRDWKGEVLALGAQILVEGTNNLVEASTMLLAVRMCKQLGARKVHLEGDYLIIILALMKKGIEAWHLQGWIYNIIEELKYFDDFQLSHVRRTGNVEADILSKWALTFNAVGDFRLENF from the coding sequence ATGGAGGGATGGTGGAAAGCGAATTTTGGTGGGGCCTCTAAAGGCAACCCAAGACCATCAGGGGTAGGGGTTATTGTGAGGGATTGGAAGGGTGAGGTTTTGGCTTTAGGTGCCCAGATATTGGTTGAAGGTACAAATAATTTGGTTGAAGCTTCAACGATGCTGCTAGCTGTTAGGATGTGTAAACAGTTAGGCGCTAGAAAAGTGCATTTAGAGggagattatttaattattattttggcATTAATGAAGAAGGGGATTGAGGCATGGCACTTGCAAGGTTGGATTTACAATATCATTGAAGAACtgaaatattttgatgattttcaattaagCCATGTAAGGCGTACTGGTAATGTTGAGGCAGATATCCTTTCCAAATGGGCTCTTACATTTAATGCAGTTGGCGATTTTAGATTGGAAAATTTTTAG